One region of Pseudomonas sp. B21-040 genomic DNA includes:
- a CDS encoding pentapeptide repeat-containing protein, which produces MTVTDITFPGEWLDEHTFHLRFIPTAWPEPYGMARASHAEKEKKLEELCDTEFKAVQCPSSLTKFMRFANDLLASMEWISLHTLLLDGDVDLRTGKPISLFSNRLILPSYNNPGSSHFDPEKPDVADTTFSLRARNLQGAIFFNANLRGVDFTAANLRGALLARADLRGAKLGCASSQLNAAGGGNYIGTYADSHTDCTQLQGANFSSAMLQKTSIMGAVFSKTKFYGALLQEVDFSGADLHETDFSYADLSGARMMNATLTNSNMSDATIIGAYLQNAKAMGVNFSRAKLSLALLDGADLSGARFDNANLDGTSFIRVGGFDPVAWDNTWTVSLETLAHERLIAGIWLKAVCDSDYARVALEAVLPPLTSMVNGQHSVSDSPLLKNSELPHRLIERFRDPQKCNGARFFTDVQNKLLEDLANDEVGIRPYADILR; this is translated from the coding sequence ATGACTGTGACAGATATTACATTTCCTGGTGAGTGGTTGGATGAGCATACCTTTCATCTACGCTTCATTCCTACTGCCTGGCCAGAACCTTATGGCATGGCCCGTGCGTCGCATGCTGAGAAAGAAAAAAAGCTGGAGGAGCTTTGCGATACCGAGTTCAAAGCTGTTCAATGCCCTTCAAGTTTGACCAAGTTTATGCGATTCGCCAACGACTTGCTGGCCTCGATGGAATGGATTTCCCTGCACACCTTATTGTTGGACGGGGATGTGGATCTGAGAACTGGAAAACCGATCAGCCTGTTTTCAAACAGGTTGATTCTGCCCTCATACAATAATCCGGGCTCATCCCATTTTGACCCAGAAAAACCTGACGTAGCGGATACGACGTTTTCCCTGAGAGCACGAAATCTTCAGGGAGCCATTTTTTTTAATGCAAATTTGAGAGGCGTTGACTTCACTGCTGCAAACCTCCGAGGGGCTTTGCTGGCTCGCGCGGATCTTCGGGGCGCGAAGTTGGGGTGTGCATCCAGTCAACTTAATGCGGCAGGAGGGGGAAACTATATTGGGACTTATGCGGACTCACATACAGATTGTACGCAACTCCAAGGCGCCAATTTTTCAAGTGCGATGTTACAAAAAACATCAATTATGGGAGCGGTTTTCTCAAAAACAAAGTTCTACGGCGCTCTACTGCAGGAAGTAGATTTTTCCGGCGCGGACCTGCATGAGACTGATTTTTCGTACGCAGATTTGAGTGGTGCAAGGATGATGAACGCAACACTTACTAACTCTAATATGTCTGACGCAACTATTATTGGAGCTTATCTTCAGAACGCCAAAGCGATGGGTGTCAATTTCTCCCGTGCAAAACTTAGCTTGGCTTTATTGGATGGCGCTGATCTGTCAGGTGCGCGTTTTGATAACGCCAATTTGGATGGCACCAGCTTCATAAGAGTCGGCGGTTTTGATCCGGTTGCTTGGGATAACACTTGGACGGTTTCGCTGGAAACCCTAGCACATGAAAGGCTGATCGCAGGCATATGGCTTAAAGCTGTATGTGATAGCGACTATGCGCGCGTGGCGCTGGAAGCTGTACTACCGCCGTTAACAAGTATGGTGAATGGACAGCACAGCGTTAGCGATTCTCCCTTACTGAAAAACAGCGAACTTCCGCATCGATTGATCGAGCGCTTTCGTGATCCACAAAAATGCAATGGGGCTCGATTTTTTACGGATGTCCAAAACAAACTCCTTGAAGACCTAGCAAATGACGAAGTAGGTATTCGACCGTACGCTGATATTTTACGTTGA
- a CDS encoding helix-turn-helix transcriptional regulator, with amino-acid sequence MTLQELPSYVQKLLRSRLANGQVAIGQIAEHMMISPRTLQRYLMTQGTGFQELLDDTRQAMAARYLSDSSISLTQLASLLGYADLSTFSRAFTRWNGISPQKWKQHKYQIPR; translated from the coding sequence ATGACGCTGCAAGAGCTGCCCTCTTACGTGCAAAAGCTGTTGCGCAGCAGGCTTGCCAATGGCCAGGTCGCGATTGGTCAGATTGCCGAGCACATGATGATCAGCCCGCGCACCCTGCAACGCTATCTTATGACGCAAGGCACAGGATTTCAGGAACTGTTGGACGACACGCGTCAGGCAATGGCCGCGCGTTACCTCAGCGACTCGTCGATCAGCCTGACGCAATTGGCAAGTCTGTTGGGTTACGCCGATCTGAGTACATTCTCCCGGGCTTTCACTCGCTGGAACGGCATCAGTCCGCAAAAGTGGAAGCAACATAAGTATCAAATCCCTCGGTGA
- a CDS encoding integrase arm-type DNA-binding domain-containing protein — protein sequence MSRTTAPLTDAACRLAKPTDRPYKLFDGDGLYLLIQPNGRKGWRLRYVKPDGREGLTSLGSYPVIGLADARQKRLDAKRMLADGIDPVESKRKAKAEDGGNGRTFESVALDWHKNMSARWTPDHSKNVLNRLNNYVFPFIGARAIADLDTYDLMQPLEVIRKRGTIDVALRVQRYLQSIMREAKRLRLIPINPAYDLQGLIKAPRVSHRPALPLSRLPELLARINAYKGRELTRLTLILSLHVFVRSSELRFARWCEFDLKRGVWEIPDTRPELEDVRHSTRGTKMAGDIHLVPLSPQVVAVLEQVHTLTGTFDLVFAGDARAWKPMSENTVNKALRTMGYETKTEICGHGFRSMACSALVESGLWSETAIERQMSHRERNSVRAAYIHKAEFIEERRLIMNWWSRYLEANLQEHVTPHEFANRVGENVNRLKVKRGAMK from the coding sequence ATGTCGCGCACAACTGCTCCGCTTACCGATGCTGCTTGCCGTTTAGCCAAGCCAACAGACCGTCCCTACAAGCTTTTCGACGGCGACGGTCTCTATCTCCTAATCCAACCCAATGGCCGTAAAGGCTGGCGTCTAAGGTACGTAAAGCCTGACGGCCGGGAGGGGTTGACCTCCCTCGGCAGCTATCCTGTGATTGGCCTGGCCGATGCGCGCCAGAAGCGTTTAGATGCGAAGCGGATGCTCGCAGACGGCATTGATCCTGTTGAGAGCAAGCGTAAAGCCAAAGCGGAAGATGGTGGCAACGGCCGTACCTTTGAAAGCGTTGCGTTGGACTGGCACAAGAACATGTCGGCCAGATGGACACCCGACCATTCCAAGAATGTGTTGAACCGTCTGAATAACTATGTTTTTCCGTTTATCGGTGCCCGCGCGATTGCTGATCTCGATACTTATGATCTGATGCAACCTTTGGAGGTGATCAGAAAACGAGGAACGATTGACGTCGCCTTAAGGGTACAAAGATACCTGCAAAGTATTATGCGTGAGGCAAAACGCCTTCGTCTTATTCCGATAAACCCTGCCTACGATCTTCAGGGCTTGATCAAAGCGCCGCGAGTCTCCCATCGGCCTGCATTGCCCCTATCACGCCTGCCTGAATTGCTGGCACGAATCAATGCCTACAAGGGCCGAGAGCTGACCCGGCTAACGCTCATACTGTCGCTGCACGTGTTTGTTCGCTCGAGTGAATTACGTTTCGCTCGCTGGTGTGAGTTCGACCTCAAGCGTGGCGTATGGGAGATCCCGGATACTCGGCCGGAGCTGGAGGACGTACGTCATTCAACGCGGGGGACGAAAATGGCGGGCGATATTCATCTTGTGCCTTTATCGCCGCAAGTTGTGGCCGTGCTTGAACAGGTCCACACCCTCACGGGCACATTCGACCTGGTATTTGCCGGTGATGCTAGGGCCTGGAAGCCGATGTCAGAAAACACAGTGAACAAAGCGTTGCGCACTATGGGGTACGAAACCAAGACCGAGATCTGTGGTCACGGCTTCCGCTCAATGGCCTGCAGCGCACTGGTTGAGTCAGGGCTGTGGTCTGAGACGGCTATTGAAAGGCAGATGAGCCATCGAGAGCGCAACAGCGTTCGCGCTGCCTACATTCACAAGGCAGAATTCATTGAAGAGCGCAGGCTGATCATGAACTGGTGGAGCCGGTACCTTGAGGCCAATCTTCAGGAGCATGTCACCCCTCACGAGTTTGCGAATCGGGTCGGCGAGAATGTCAATCGGTTAAAAGTAAAACGTGGCGCAATGAAGTAG
- a CDS encoding YCF48-related protein, giving the protein MQKRKSVGENSVRTGFRQLRIQPLWALLGIALVLISLTLASLQAPHPTPYKALSERSWFEWLRYPIERNANHRLQVMEIEISNAIFLPDGQRGWAVGERGTILATSDGGHIWTAQPSGVQATLWSVQFNADGQRGWAVGRNGTILATSDGGHTWAVQPSGVQDHLTSVQFNTDGQRGWAVGERGTILATRDGGSTWGAQPSGVQKTLYAVQFNVDGQRGWAVGERGTILTTLAKSDGYLWAAQRSGVRDDLVAVQFNADGQRGWAVGERGTILTTSDGGSTWGPQSSGVQATLLAVQFNADGQRGWAVGRNGTILATNDGGHTWAAQSSGVQATLYAVQFNADGLRGWAVGYSGTILVTDDGGRTWGLETRELTTVWAVQFNADGLRGWAVGGDGSILATSDGGSTWGVQTSGLKEALALWSVHFNVDGQHGWAVGERGTILATSDGGHTWAAQTSGVQAALYAVQFNADDLHGWAVGYSGTILATRDGGSTWNLQSSGVQATLHAVRFNADGQRGWAVGERGTILTTSDGGSTWGPQSSGVQATLLAVQFNADGQRGWAVGRNGTILATSDGGHTWAAHSSGVQATLYAVQFNADGLRGWAVGELGTILATSDGGSTWDLQPSEVQATLYTVQFNADGLRGWTVDNSGTILDTSDGGYTWTVRAVSLSYSRYPAPWFGLSLIAAALCWRLSFRPITDAPEQGAEAMVATDAPTTVFAQDRLRFGPLAKGISRFLRNASTEPSLTLAISGDWGSGKSSLMALVCNDLRQHRSQPVWFNAWHHQKEEQLLAALLNAIQNQALPSSTTPKGWSFRLRLLFLRSKKHFLLAFVMVTAVSTVMAFLMTHDLEVWGKLWSSVASILPWLDTVATGKLDKLSPSDLGKLTAQLASGITVLVALRKALTAFGADPAVLLSATAEQFRLKDASALTNFRARFAAQFDEVTQCLPYRMVIVIDDLDRCRPESVLDVMEAVNFLVSSGKCFVIFGMATNRVQAALAMSFEKIAAEMVGLAGRAGEVPSPDEKERLERERRQCYARDYMEKLVNLDILVPTSVNTEPQRLLEPSNDNTGRLRKALHSFLSIWPLALCAVAIAVGCNLGARWQFSDPLPATVLQASEHVPTSVTPINTSIQANPPAVLITPSTTPMPELQPGEDRGIAWYVFAVPIGILVLWAIGFTMVRLRTNFYQVKDSRAFSEALRVWMPLVQQHRKTPRALKRFGNRIRYLAMLHQAEHLDESRIDALSRIVSSWWRRSNGKVVATTDSIETTPLTQSGSILGEDLIVALGALNEVCGSGWRKCMEGSFPVGLEDAVRNAIENHLCLGNGTHWPPTGAEMDSFETSLQGIRVPSK; this is encoded by the coding sequence ATGCAGAAACGCAAATCTGTAGGGGAAAACTCGGTGCGTACCGGATTCAGGCAGCTCCGTATTCAACCATTATGGGCACTGTTGGGCATCGCGCTAGTGCTGATTTCGCTGACACTGGCTTCGTTACAGGCACCGCACCCGACCCCCTATAAAGCCCTCTCGGAGCGGAGCTGGTTCGAGTGGCTTCGATATCCGATTGAACGCAACGCCAACCACCGCCTGCAAGTGATGGAGATCGAGATTAGTAATGCCATATTTCTGCCCGATGGCCAGCGCGGCTGGGCTGTGGGTGAGCGCGGCACGATTCTGGCCACGAGCGATGGCGGCCACATTTGGACCGCGCAGCCCAGCGGAGTGCAGGCTACTTTGTGGTCGGTGCAGTTCAACGCCGATGGCCAGCGCGGCTGGGCGGTGGGGCGGAATGGCACGATCCTGGCCACAAGCGATGGCGGTCACACTTGGGCAGTCCAGCCCAGCGGAGTGCAGGACCATCTGACTTCGGTGCAGTTCAACACCGATGGCCAGCGCGGCTGGGCCGTGGGTGAGCGCGGCACGATCCTGGCCACGCGCGATGGCGGTAGCACCTGGGGCGCGCAGCCCAGCGGGGTGCAGAAAACTTTGTACGCGGTGCAGTTCAACGTCGATGGCCAGCGCGGCTGGGCCGTGGGCGAGCGCGGCACCATCCTGACCACGCTGGCCAAGAGCGATGGCTACCTTTGGGCCGCACAGCGCAGCGGGGTGCGGGACGATCTTGTGGCAGTGCAGTTCAACGCCGATGGCCAGCGCGGCTGGGCCGTGGGTGAGCGTGGCACGATCCTGACCACGAGCGATGGCGGTAGCACCTGGGGCCCGCAGTCCAGCGGTGTACAGGCCACTCTACTGGCGGTGCAATTCAACGCAGATGGGCAGCGCGGCTGGGCGGTGGGCCGGAATGGCACGATCCTGGCCACGAACGATGGCGGCCACACTTGGGCTGCGCAGTCCAGCGGGGTGCAGGCCACTCTGTACGCGGTACAGTTCAACGCCGATGGTCTGCGCGGCTGGGCAGTGGGTTATAGCGGCACGATCCTGGTCACGGACGATGGCGGTCGTACCTGGGGCCTGGAGACCCGTGAGCTCACGACCGTGTGGGCGGTGCAATTCAATGCCGATGGCTTGCGCGGTTGGGCGGTGGGCGGTGACGGATCGATCCTGGCCACGAGCGATGGCGGTAGCACTTGGGGCGTGCAAACCAGCGGGTTGAAGGAAGCTCTAGCTCTGTGGTCGGTGCACTTCAACGTCGATGGCCAGCACGGCTGGGCGGTGGGTGAGCGCGGCACGATCCTGGCCACGAGCGATGGCGGCCACACTTGGGCTGCGCAGACCAGCGGGGTACAGGCCGCTCTATATGCTGTGCAGTTCAACGCCGATGACCTGCACGGCTGGGCAGTGGGCTATAGCGGCACGATCCTGGCCACGCGCGATGGCGGTAGCACCTGGAACCTGCAGTCCAGCGGAGTACAGGCAACTCTGCACGCGGTGCGGTTCAACGCCGATGGCCAGCGCGGCTGGGCCGTGGGTGAGCGTGGCACGATCCTGACCACGAGCGATGGCGGTAGCACCTGGGGCCCGCAGTCCAGCGGTGTACAGGCCACTCTACTGGCGGTGCAATTCAACGCAGATGGGCAGCGCGGCTGGGCGGTGGGCCGGAATGGCACGATCCTGGCCACAAGCGATGGCGGCCACACTTGGGCTGCGCATTCCAGCGGGGTGCAGGCCACTCTGTACGCGGTACAGTTCAACGCCGATGGTCTGCGCGGCTGGGCTGTGGGTGAACTCGGCACGATCTTGGCCACGAGCGATGGCGGTAGCACCTGGGACCTGCAGCCCAGCGAGGTGCAGGCCACTCTGTACACCGTACAGTTCAACGCCGATGGCCTTCGCGGCTGGACAGTGGATAATAGTGGCACGATTTTAGACACAAGCGATGGCGGTTACACCTGGACTGTCCGGGCGGTGTCGCTGAGCTATTCCCGCTACCCAGCTCCCTGGTTCGGACTGAGCCTGATTGCCGCTGCACTGTGCTGGAGGCTCTCTTTTCGACCCATTACTGATGCGCCTGAGCAAGGTGCCGAGGCTATGGTCGCGACTGACGCACCAACCACAGTCTTTGCGCAAGATCGCCTGCGCTTCGGGCCTTTGGCCAAAGGTATCTCTCGCTTCCTGCGGAACGCTTCTACTGAGCCTTCGTTAACTTTGGCCATCTCAGGTGATTGGGGCAGTGGCAAGAGCAGCCTGATGGCCCTAGTGTGCAACGACCTACGTCAGCACCGCAGCCAGCCGGTGTGGTTCAATGCTTGGCATCATCAAAAAGAGGAACAACTGCTGGCGGCACTGCTCAATGCCATCCAAAACCAAGCCTTGCCATCATCAACTACCCCAAAGGGCTGGAGCTTTAGGCTTCGCTTGCTGTTTTTGCGCTCGAAGAAGCATTTCTTACTTGCCTTCGTGATGGTGACGGCCGTGTCTACGGTGATGGCGTTTCTGATGACGCACGACTTGGAAGTATGGGGCAAACTTTGGAGTAGTGTTGCTAGTATCCTGCCTTGGCTGGACACGGTAGCAACCGGAAAACTCGACAAACTGTCCCCCAGCGATCTAGGCAAACTCACGGCGCAACTTGCCAGCGGCATTACTGTGCTGGTTGCGTTGCGCAAGGCATTGACCGCCTTCGGAGCCGACCCGGCTGTGTTACTGTCTGCAACTGCCGAGCAGTTTCGACTGAAGGACGCGAGTGCATTGACCAATTTTCGTGCCCGCTTTGCCGCGCAGTTTGACGAGGTAACACAGTGCTTGCCCTACCGGATGGTCATCGTGATCGACGATTTGGACCGGTGTCGGCCGGAGTCAGTGCTTGACGTAATGGAGGCGGTCAACTTCCTCGTCAGCTCAGGTAAGTGCTTCGTTATTTTCGGTATGGCAACGAATCGCGTTCAGGCAGCGCTAGCGATGTCGTTCGAGAAGATCGCAGCAGAAATGGTCGGCCTTGCCGGTAGAGCTGGCGAAGTGCCGTCACCTGACGAGAAAGAACGCCTGGAACGCGAGCGCAGGCAATGCTACGCGCGAGACTATATGGAAAAGCTAGTTAACCTGGACATCCTCGTACCTACCAGCGTTAACACGGAACCTCAACGACTGCTGGAGCCTTCGAATGACAACACTGGAAGACTGCGCAAGGCCCTCCACTCGTTCCTGAGTATTTGGCCGCTTGCGTTATGTGCAGTTGCGATTGCAGTTGGTTGTAATCTAGGCGCACGCTGGCAGTTTTCTGATCCGCTACCGGCGACTGTTTTGCAGGCGAGCGAGCATGTGCCGACATCGGTAACCCCAATCAATACTTCGATTCAGGCCAACCCACCGGCAGTTTTGATAACACCATCGACGACTCCGATGCCCGAGTTGCAGCCGGGTGAGGATCGAGGGATCGCCTGGTATGTATTTGCAGTCCCAATTGGGATACTCGTGCTATGGGCGATAGGTTTTACGATGGTCAGGTTGCGCACCAACTTTTACCAGGTGAAGGATTCGCGTGCGTTCTCGGAAGCGTTGCGTGTATGGATGCCGCTCGTGCAGCAACATCGGAAGACACCCCGAGCGCTAAAGCGCTTTGGCAATCGCATACGTTACCTTGCGATGCTTCACCAGGCAGAACACCTGGACGAGTCGCGCATAGATGCGCTGTCCAGAATAGTTTCCAGTTGGTGGCGCAGGTCAAATGGCAAGGTCGTGGCAACGACCGATTCCATTGAAACCACGCCGCTAACTCAGAGCGGGAGTATTCTAGGCGAGGACTTGATCGTTGCTCTTGGCGCACTTAACGAGGTCTGCGGATCCGGCTGGCGAAAGTGTATGGAAGGGAGTTTTCCGGTCGGCTTGGAGGATGCCGTGCGCAACGCCATTGAGAACCACTTGTGCTTGGGCAACGGAACGCATTGGCCACCTACGGGCGCTGAAATGGACAGCTTCGAAACGTCGTTGCAGGGTATTCGCGTCCCATCGAAATGA
- a CDS encoding AraC family transcriptional regulator: protein MLRQASLPVASLHRPEDILSFQHYCGLLELCQQGSNNPLFGLEFGLYQGVDVFGDIFFLIHNTRTVGDALFALRANFSLYNGSAQIELEVVDGVAVLSYQIDETTMAGLSQAEELACGVGMQLMRTLVGDQWQPEAVMLRHSPHADEFVYRKTLGITPTFSAAHTGLLFDACVLTQPLDCASEALHQLIVQHLSGMERLSADEMPGYVGQLLRNLLPSGRATIDRVADCMALNPRTLQRRLEQKNTSFQQLLDETRQQLVRNYLQVPTISLTQMAHQLGYADVSTFSRAFNRWFSVSPLEWCRQSGLRRQPLLFQNRLKDRP, encoded by the coding sequence ATGCTGCGTCAGGCCTCATTGCCCGTGGCTTCGCTGCACCGTCCGGAAGATATCCTGTCCTTCCAGCACTATTGCGGCTTGCTGGAGCTGTGCCAACAGGGTTCGAATAACCCGTTGTTCGGCCTGGAATTCGGGCTCTATCAAGGGGTCGACGTTTTCGGTGATATTTTTTTCCTGATTCACAACACTCGAACCGTCGGTGATGCCTTGTTTGCGCTGCGCGCCAATTTCTCGTTGTACAACGGATCAGCGCAAATTGAACTCGAGGTTGTCGACGGCGTTGCCGTGCTCAGTTACCAGATAGATGAAACGACAATGGCCGGACTGTCACAGGCAGAAGAGTTGGCGTGTGGTGTCGGTATGCAACTGATGCGGACCTTGGTCGGGGACCAATGGCAGCCCGAAGCAGTAATGCTTCGTCACTCGCCCCATGCAGATGAGTTCGTCTATCGGAAGACGCTGGGTATCACGCCGACCTTCTCTGCGGCACATACCGGTCTGTTATTCGACGCTTGCGTGCTGACGCAGCCGCTGGATTGCGCCAGCGAAGCACTGCATCAACTCATCGTTCAACATCTGTCCGGCATGGAACGCTTGTCGGCAGACGAAATGCCCGGCTACGTCGGACAATTACTTCGCAATCTGTTGCCCAGCGGTCGTGCGACGATCGACAGAGTGGCCGACTGCATGGCGCTCAACCCTCGTACTTTGCAGCGTCGCCTGGAGCAAAAAAACACGTCCTTTCAGCAATTGCTGGATGAGACACGCCAGCAATTGGTGCGCAATTACCTGCAAGTCCCGACGATCAGCCTGACACAAATGGCGCATCAGCTGGGTTACGCCGATGTCAGCACGTTCTCGCGGGCATTCAATCGCTGGTTTAGTGTGTCCCCGCTGGAATGGTGCAGGCAGTCGGGATTGCGCAGGCAGCCATTACTGTTTCAGAACCGATTGAAAGATCGGCCGTGA